One genomic region from Bacillus sp. SLBN-46 encodes:
- a CDS encoding IclR family transcriptional regulator, producing the protein MDKEKNQNIRALERAFDIIEAFTLEYSELTLTEISSRTSLSLATIHRFIQTMMARGYIEQDPISSRYKLSKQFVRLGGIVVRGLDLVQTAMPYLQELSNNTSQNCNLSVYDQGKVLCLINIESFKSFFMGIKVGQSLPVYGGALSKVILAHLPTDLISSLISHDLPSFTPQTISHRDLLINELEKIRHQGYAESRGELTIGEAAIAAPIYDYSNEVVAGISLSGPEHHYVEEKQIEFKRLLLETASRISEQLGSDRCFKYRRL; encoded by the coding sequence ATGGACAAAGAAAAAAATCAAAATATCCGTGCATTGGAAAGAGCATTCGATATTATTGAAGCATTTACACTAGAATATTCGGAATTAACTTTAACAGAGATTTCGTCAAGAACTTCTTTATCATTAGCCACTATCCATCGATTTATTCAAACGATGATGGCAAGAGGGTATATCGAGCAAGACCCTATTTCTAGTAGGTACAAACTAAGTAAGCAATTTGTTCGATTAGGCGGAATAGTTGTGAGAGGACTAGATCTAGTTCAAACAGCAATGCCCTATCTTCAAGAACTTTCCAATAATACCTCACAGAATTGCAACCTAAGTGTATATGACCAAGGAAAGGTCCTATGTCTAATCAATATTGAATCCTTTAAAAGCTTTTTTATGGGAATTAAAGTGGGACAGAGCCTGCCCGTATACGGAGGGGCATTATCAAAAGTCATCTTAGCTCATCTACCAACAGACTTAATCTCATCCCTCATCTCTCATGATTTACCATCCTTTACACCACAAACGATATCTCACCGAGACTTATTAATAAATGAACTTGAAAAAATTCGACACCAAGGTTATGCAGAATCTAGGGGAGAACTAACCATAGGGGAAGCTGCCATTGCTGCACCTATCTACGATTATTCGAACGAAGTCGTTGCCGGGATATCTCTTTCTGGCCCTGAACATCATTATGTTGAAGAAAAACAAATAGAATTCAAACGTCTTCTACTCGAGACAGCTAGTCGTATATCAGAACAACTTGGTTCAGATAGATGCTTTAAGTATAGAAGGTTATAG
- a CDS encoding TIM barrel protein: MYLSPCIDAIFFNRSVNLNDQILAVKNTGYKHFEFWSWWDKDLNLLERVVKEEGLRISAMCTRFISLVDKKERSHYQQGLMESIEAAKRLGVKTLISQTGNELDFSRRKQLKNMKDGLMACISILEKADMMLVIEPLNITVDHPGYFLSSSDEAAELIAQINNPHIKMLFDVYHQQITEGNVARRLKQYNNYIGHIHIADNPGRKEPGTGELNYHYIFDSLKHTGYVGGLGLEFFPDHSPEEKLKYVKVNFPI; the protein is encoded by the coding sequence ATGTATTTATCACCCTGCATTGACGCTATTTTCTTTAACCGTTCTGTTAATCTAAATGACCAAATCCTAGCAGTTAAGAATACTGGATATAAACATTTTGAATTTTGGAGCTGGTGGGATAAGGATCTGAATTTATTAGAGAGAGTGGTGAAAGAGGAAGGTCTTAGAATATCAGCCATGTGTACGCGTTTTATTTCTTTAGTAGATAAAAAGGAACGATCACACTATCAACAAGGCTTAATGGAAAGTATAGAAGCTGCTAAACGTCTAGGAGTGAAAACATTAATCTCTCAAACGGGAAATGAGCTTGACTTTTCTAGAAGGAAACAGCTAAAGAATATGAAAGATGGATTAATGGCCTGTATTTCTATTCTGGAAAAGGCAGATATGATGCTTGTAATTGAGCCCTTAAATATAACAGTTGACCACCCTGGGTATTTTCTTTCTTCCTCGGATGAGGCTGCTGAACTGATTGCCCAGATTAATAACCCTCATATTAAAATGTTATTTGATGTGTATCATCAACAAATAACTGAAGGTAATGTCGCAAGACGGTTAAAACAATATAATAACTATATTGGCCATATTCATATAGCTGACAATCCAGGAAGAAAAGAACCTGGTACTGGCGAATTAAATTATCATTATATTTTCGATTCACTTAAGCATACTGGATATGTTGGTGGACTAGGTCTTGAGTTTTTTCCAGACCATTCTCCTGAAGAAAAACTTAAGTATGTAAAAGTAAACTTTCCAATATAG
- a CDS encoding VOC family protein → MRINKLDHFVLTVHDIEATCKFYTTVMGMKLQTFGEGRKALQFGQQKINLHVFGKEFEPKALKPTPGSGDLCFITDTPLEKVMEHLEKNNVSVLEGPVFRTGAVGRILSVYFRDPEGNLIEVSNYI, encoded by the coding sequence ATGCGGATTAATAAATTGGATCATTTCGTGTTAACCGTTCACGACATAGAGGCAACATGTAAGTTTTATACAACAGTCATGGGAATGAAGCTGCAAACTTTTGGTGAGGGTAGAAAGGCGCTTCAATTTGGTCAGCAGAAAATAAACCTCCATGTTTTTGGAAAGGAGTTTGAGCCGAAAGCTCTTAAACCTACACCAGGTTCAGGGGATCTATGCTTTATAACAGATACGCCTTTAGAAAAAGTAATGGAACACTTGGAAAAAAATAATGTTTCTGTTTTAGAGGGCCCTGTTTTTCGAACAGGTGCTGTAGGGAGAATATTATCAGTTTACTTTCGGGATCCTGAAGGAAATCTAATAGAAGTCTCAAATTATATATAA
- a CDS encoding glucosamine-6-phosphate deaminase: MKIIVLPEQQIAGFIFNDLERQLRRKPNSVLGMTTGSTPLTLGIYQEWVKRANNGGIDFSRATFVNPDELVGLPENHPETYRMYMKKHLFSQIGVSNERAFIPNGGTMDPEEECCQFEFQLKEQGGIDWQLMGLGLNGHIAFIEPADSIPSTTYVVKLEEMNCPRLLDLDSEKIITHAITVGLGTVIGAGSVILTVVGEKKADIVAQALLGPVTTRVPASFLQLHSNATIVLDEGAASKLPENLLVRLN; this comes from the coding sequence ATGAAGATAATCGTTCTTCCAGAGCAACAAATAGCTGGATTTATTTTTAATGATTTAGAGCGACAGTTAAGAAGAAAACCTAATTCGGTACTAGGTATGACGACAGGTTCCACTCCGTTGACATTAGGGATCTATCAGGAATGGGTAAAGCGTGCAAACAACGGGGGAATAGACTTTTCAAGAGCTACATTTGTGAATCCTGATGAGTTGGTAGGCTTGCCTGAGAATCATCCAGAAACGTACCGAATGTACATGAAAAAGCATTTATTCTCACAAATTGGGGTTTCCAACGAACGAGCCTTCATTCCCAATGGCGGGACTATGGATCCTGAAGAAGAGTGTTGCCAATTTGAGTTTCAATTAAAAGAACAAGGAGGAATTGATTGGCAGCTAATGGGGTTAGGATTGAATGGTCATATCGCCTTTATTGAACCAGCGGACTCCATTCCCTCTACTACCTATGTTGTTAAATTGGAGGAAATGAATTGCCCTCGACTGTTAGACTTGGATTCTGAAAAGATCATTACTCATGCAATTACAGTCGGTCTAGGCACTGTTATTGGGGCTGGGTCTGTTATTCTTACAGTGGTAGGAGAGAAAAAGGCAGACATCGTTGCACAGGCATTGCTTGGTCCAGTTACCACTCGAGTTCCAGCCTCGTTTCTACAACTACATAGCAATGCTACCATTGTATTGGATGAAGGTGCTGCCAGTAAGTTGCCTGAAAATCTATTGGTAAGACTGAATTGA
- a CDS encoding Gfo/Idh/MocA family oxidoreductase, with the protein MQKLRYGVIGAGWVADRKHLKTYAQFPNIELVAICNHQIERAQLLAEKYQIPFVFDNYEEMFRQCQLDIVSICSPNALHLPMIEAAIKNHVHIHCEKPLVLNEQEAERILLLNQDHGVNIFVGMNYRFETAIKYLKELVTTGQMGEVYHIKAIWNRRRGIPGLGGWFTNRKLAGGGPLIDLGVHLIDLSMFLLDFPNPIHITGQTYTHFSNLDEQQNRGAWASDSIPKSKSDRIVDVEDMAIGLIKFDNYSTLYIETSWAANVKEDQLQIELFGTNAGAKTDGKSIEVYGELSGKLVDIKPIIYDDDSHIIEVQSFLDSILHDTVEGCTVEQAKKVMHIIDKIYNSGFDCKEE; encoded by the coding sequence GTGCAGAAGCTTAGATACGGCGTTATTGGGGCAGGATGGGTAGCAGACCGAAAACATTTAAAGACTTATGCACAATTTCCCAATATTGAATTGGTGGCTATTTGTAACCATCAAATCGAACGGGCACAATTACTTGCGGAAAAGTACCAAATTCCATTTGTATTTGATAACTATGAAGAAATGTTTAGGCAATGCCAATTAGACATTGTCAGTATCTGTAGCCCTAATGCGCTCCATCTCCCGATGATTGAAGCTGCTATCAAAAATCATGTCCATATTCATTGTGAAAAACCATTAGTCTTAAATGAGCAAGAGGCAGAGCGTATCTTATTGTTAAACCAGGACCATGGAGTAAACATCTTCGTAGGCATGAATTATCGGTTTGAAACTGCTATAAAATACTTAAAAGAATTGGTGACTACGGGGCAAATGGGTGAAGTTTATCATATTAAGGCGATTTGGAATCGAAGAAGAGGAATACCAGGATTAGGTGGATGGTTTACCAACCGTAAATTAGCAGGAGGGGGCCCCCTCATTGACTTGGGAGTTCACTTGATTGACCTTTCAATGTTTTTACTAGATTTTCCTAATCCGATTCATATTACCGGGCAAACTTATACCCATTTTTCTAATTTGGATGAACAGCAAAATCGTGGGGCATGGGCAAGTGATTCAATTCCAAAATCAAAATCTGATCGAATTGTTGATGTTGAGGATATGGCAATCGGGTTAATTAAATTTGATAATTATTCTACCCTTTACATAGAAACTTCTTGGGCAGCGAATGTAAAGGAGGATCAGCTTCAAATTGAACTCTTTGGTACAAATGCTGGAGCGAAAACAGACGGGAAATCTATCGAGGTTTATGGTGAACTTAGTGGAAAGTTGGTCGATATAAAACCAATTATTTATGATGATGACTCACATATAATAGAAGTACAATCTTTTCTTGATAGTATTCTACATGATACAGTCGAGGGGTGTACCGTCGAACAAGCCAAGAAGGTTATGCATATTATTGATAAAATCTATAATAGCGGATTCGATTGTAAAGAAGAATGA
- a CDS encoding O-methyltransferase, translating to MNKELAVFLKELENFGVANDQQMKDKSKRMRNVTPETGRFLSFIATTTQARNILEIGTSNGYSTLWLAESVSENDGHVTTLEFLASKAELAKSNFEKAKMSKWIDLIVMNASEYIHKVESNTVDMIFLDSDRKEYVEWWGDLSRILKKNGLIVVDNVISHSNELQDFYILVSNDENYKTIKLPIESGLLLLTKK from the coding sequence TTGAATAAGGAGTTAGCTGTTTTTCTAAAAGAACTCGAAAATTTTGGAGTGGCCAATGATCAACAAATGAAGGATAAATCAAAAAGAATGAGAAATGTTACCCCCGAAACGGGCAGATTTCTCTCATTCATCGCTACAACCACACAAGCAAGAAACATTCTTGAAATTGGAACATCTAATGGATATTCTACTTTATGGCTTGCAGAGAGCGTGTCAGAAAACGATGGACATGTGACGACGTTAGAATTTTTAGCCAGTAAAGCAGAACTTGCTAAGAGTAATTTTGAAAAAGCAAAGATGTCGAAATGGATAGACCTTATTGTCATGAATGCAAGCGAGTATATTCACAAAGTAGAAAGCAATACAGTCGATATGATTTTTTTAGATTCAGACCGTAAAGAGTATGTGGAATGGTGGGGGGACTTGAGTAGAATTTTAAAAAAGAACGGACTGATAGTTGTTGACAATGTCATCTCACATTCTAATGAATTACAAGATTTCTATATATTGGTTTCGAATGATGAAAACTATAAAACAATCAAATTGCCAATCGAAAGCGGACTGCTATTATTGACTAAAAAGTAA